The following coding sequences lie in one Microvirga sp. 17 mud 1-3 genomic window:
- a CDS encoding ABC transporter substrate-binding protein yields MTIRAKILAAAAAALLVGTALPAMAVTLRYANQGDLKSLDPYTLNETTTNAHLGHIYEGLTKRGRDLKVEPGLAERWEVSDDGLTWRFFLRKGVKFHNGNPFTADDVVFSANRVRAQGSNFQTRVPSDAEFVKVDDYTVDVKLKKPNPILNYQWDTWYIMDKEWSEANNTAAPTPAAATSPSYSSLNANGTGPFKIESHQPGVKTVFKKNPDWWGKVEHNLDEIVFTPINSDATRVAALLSGEVDVIEPVPLQDIQRVNSSPNAQVLTGPELRTIFLGFDQTRDELLFSNVKGKNPFKDPKVREAFFKAIDIETIKSRVMRGLSTPSALMIAPELFTYSKDFQRPKYDPDTSKKLLAEAGYPNGFEVGMDCPNDRYVNDEAICQAVVGMLARVGVKVNLMAQPKAQYFAKVLKSGNYQTSFYLLGWTPGTFDSHNVLYDIEGCRDDQSSSRGESNLGNYCNKKHDELADKILVENDKAKRDQLIKEAFQITTADYGYIPLHQQSLSWGVSKKVKLSQRADNSVLLYWAHKE; encoded by the coding sequence AACGGCGCTGCCGGCCATGGCCGTAACGCTCCGATATGCGAACCAGGGAGACCTTAAGTCTCTCGACCCCTACACTCTTAACGAGACCACGACCAATGCTCATCTGGGCCATATCTACGAGGGACTGACCAAACGCGGACGCGACCTTAAGGTTGAGCCGGGTCTTGCAGAGCGATGGGAGGTCAGTGATGACGGGCTGACTTGGCGCTTCTTCCTTCGCAAAGGGGTGAAGTTTCACAATGGCAATCCTTTCACAGCAGACGATGTGGTCTTCTCGGCCAATCGGGTTCGCGCCCAAGGGTCCAACTTCCAGACGCGGGTGCCGAGCGATGCCGAATTCGTCAAAGTTGATGACTACACGGTCGATGTAAAACTCAAGAAGCCCAATCCGATCCTGAATTACCAGTGGGATACATGGTACATCATGGACAAGGAGTGGAGCGAGGCCAACAACACGGCCGCACCGACACCGGCCGCTGCTACAAGTCCTAGCTATTCCTCACTCAATGCCAATGGCACGGGGCCGTTTAAGATCGAAAGTCACCAGCCGGGTGTGAAGACTGTCTTCAAGAAGAATCCGGATTGGTGGGGCAAGGTCGAGCACAATCTGGACGAAATCGTTTTCACGCCGATCAATTCTGATGCAACGCGGGTGGCGGCTCTCCTGTCAGGTGAAGTCGATGTCATCGAGCCAGTCCCGTTGCAGGACATTCAGCGTGTCAACAGCAGCCCCAATGCGCAGGTTCTCACCGGTCCAGAACTGCGCACGATCTTCCTCGGATTTGACCAAACTCGCGACGAGTTGCTGTTTTCCAACGTCAAGGGAAAGAATCCATTCAAGGATCCGAAGGTTCGTGAGGCTTTCTTCAAGGCCATCGATATCGAGACCATCAAGTCGAGAGTCATGCGCGGTCTTTCGACGCCATCGGCCCTTATGATCGCGCCGGAACTCTTCACCTATTCGAAGGATTTTCAGCGCCCGAAATACGATCCGGACACCTCCAAGAAGCTTCTGGCTGAGGCCGGCTATCCTAATGGCTTTGAGGTCGGAATGGATTGTCCGAACGACCGCTATGTCAATGACGAGGCAATTTGCCAGGCAGTGGTTGGAATGCTTGCCCGCGTTGGCGTGAAGGTCAATCTCATGGCACAGCCGAAGGCGCAGTACTTTGCCAAAGTGCTGAAGTCCGGAAATTATCAGACCTCGTTCTATCTCCTCGGATGGACCCCGGGCACTTTCGACAGCCATAACGTGCTCTATGACATCGAAGGCTGTCGGGACGATCAGAGCTCCTCGCGTGGAGAGTCAAATCTCGGCAACTACTGCAATAAGAAGCACGATGAGCTTGCCGACAAAATCCTTGTCGAGAACGATAAGGCCAAGCGTGATCAGCTGATCAAGGAGGCGTTCCAGATCACGACCGCGGACTATGGCTACATCCCGCTGCATCAGCAGTCCCTGTCCTGGGGTGTCTCGAAGAAGGTGAAGCTCAGCCAGCGCGCCGACAATTCCGTGCTGCTCTATTGGGCACACAAGGAATGA
- a CDS encoding ABC transporter permease yields the protein MLAFIVRRIFQAIGVLLAVGIIAFSMFRFAGDPVNQIVSIDTPAAQREEVRRSLGLDDPVPIQFARYLGGAVQGDFGVSYQFRQPVSDLLAERMPATLELAFCATVFAVVFGILMGVYSGLKRDSTLAKLFQTVSLIGISLPTFLIGILLIYLFAVTLGWLPSYGRGDTVRIGWWSTGLLTSTGLLALIMPSITLGLFQMTLIMRIVRAEMMEVLRTDYIKFARARGLTTRAIHFGHALKNTLIPVITIVGLQLGSVIAFSIITETVFQWPGMGLLFVQAVQNVDIPIMAAYLMLVALIFVLINLAVDILYTVVDPRLRSTIRQPA from the coding sequence ATGCTTGCTTTTATCGTCCGTCGTATATTCCAGGCTATCGGCGTCCTGCTCGCCGTTGGCATCATTGCTTTTTCAATGTTCCGGTTCGCAGGAGATCCGGTCAATCAAATCGTATCGATCGATACTCCGGCCGCTCAGCGCGAAGAGGTGCGTCGGTCGCTTGGGCTGGACGATCCTGTGCCTATCCAGTTCGCGCGCTACCTTGGAGGGGCGGTACAAGGAGACTTCGGTGTATCCTACCAGTTCCGGCAACCAGTTTCGGACCTCCTGGCAGAACGGATGCCGGCAACTCTCGAACTCGCGTTTTGTGCTACGGTCTTTGCTGTCGTTTTTGGTATTCTGATGGGAGTCTATTCGGGCCTGAAGAGGGATAGTACTCTTGCCAAGCTGTTTCAGACCGTTTCCTTGATTGGCATCTCACTGCCCACGTTTCTCATCGGCATCCTCCTGATCTATCTTTTTGCCGTGACCTTGGGTTGGCTACCCTCATATGGGCGAGGGGATACCGTTCGCATCGGCTGGTGGTCGACAGGATTGCTGACATCGACGGGCCTTCTTGCGCTGATCATGCCATCGATCACGCTTGGTCTGTTTCAGATGACGCTCATCATGCGTATTGTGCGTGCAGAGATGATGGAGGTGTTGCGAACCGATTATATCAAATTCGCACGTGCCCGTGGCCTCACGACGCGGGCGATTCACTTCGGTCATGCTCTAAAGAACACCTTGATCCCTGTCATTACGATCGTCGGCCTTCAACTGGGATCGGTAATCGCATTCTCGATCATCACGGAAACCGTCTTCCAGTGGCCGGGAATGGGGCTCCTGTTTGTCCAGGCAGTACAGAATGTCGATATCCCGATTATGGCAGCCTATCTGATGCTCGTGGCGTTGATCTTTGTGTTGATCAACCTCGCTGTCGACATCCTTTATACTGTCGTTGACCCGCGCCTGCGCTCCACCATTCGTCAACCAGCGTAA
- a CDS encoding ABC transporter permease, translated as MTISTQAPSAAQSLPTSRIGRLLDSDIWASFRRSKLTMTAAALTLIFLLAAIFAGILSPQNPFNPAELDLLNSRLPPIWEAEGQAPFLLGTDEQGRDILSAILYGLRISLLVGFLGVAFSATLGISLGLIAGYFGGLADTLIMRVADVQLTFPAILIALLIDGVVKSVLGGNLDATTILSVLVFSIGLSFWVQYARTVRGSVLVEKNKDYVAAARLIGLPAPAILIKHILPNVTGPVLVIATINLALAVITEATLSFLGTGMPETMPSLGTLIRIGNNYLFSGEWWIVAFPGIALAALVLAINLLGDWLRDALNPKLR; from the coding sequence ATGACGATTTCTACGCAGGCACCCTCTGCTGCTCAAAGCCTCCCAACCTCTCGAATTGGGCGCCTTCTCGATAGCGATATTTGGGCAAGCTTCCGGCGTTCGAAGTTGACCATGACGGCAGCGGCACTCACGCTGATCTTTCTCCTAGCCGCGATTTTTGCAGGGATCCTCTCGCCGCAAAATCCGTTCAACCCGGCCGAACTCGATCTGCTCAACAGTCGCCTTCCACCCATATGGGAGGCAGAGGGACAGGCGCCGTTCTTGCTGGGAACTGACGAGCAGGGCCGAGATATTCTCTCTGCTATTCTATACGGATTGCGTATCTCGCTCCTGGTCGGCTTCCTTGGAGTCGCATTCTCGGCGACGCTTGGGATCAGCCTGGGACTGATTGCAGGCTACTTTGGTGGCCTCGCAGATACGTTGATCATGCGCGTCGCGGACGTCCAGCTCACGTTTCCGGCCATCCTGATCGCGCTTCTCATCGATGGTGTGGTTAAATCCGTCCTGGGAGGAAACCTCGATGCGACGACCATCCTTTCCGTTCTGGTATTCTCTATTGGGTTGAGCTTCTGGGTCCAGTACGCGCGTACGGTGCGGGGCTCCGTGCTGGTAGAGAAGAACAAAGATTATGTTGCAGCAGCGCGCTTGATCGGACTGCCGGCGCCCGCGATCCTGATCAAGCATATCCTTCCAAACGTGACGGGCCCCGTTCTTGTCATTGCGACGATCAATCTCGCTCTCGCGGTAATTACCGAAGCGACGCTGTCCTTCCTCGGCACGGGAATGCCCGAGACGATGCCATCCTTGGGAACCTTAATCCGGATAGGGAACAACTATTTGTTCTCCGGCGAGTGGTGGATCGTTGCATTTCCGGGCATAGCTCTCGCGGCTCTAGTTCTCGCCATCAATCTGTTGGGCGATTGGTTGCGCGATGCCCTCAATCCCAAGCTGCGTTAG
- a CDS encoding ABC transporter ATP-binding protein produces the protein MDDPVLSVRDLRVEFVTRRGILKAIDGISFDIGRGEVLGVVGESGAGKSVTGSAVIGLIDPPGRIAGGEILLDGRRIDNLPPEEMRRIRGKRIGMIFQDPLTSLNPLYTVGEQLVETIRTHMPLSASGARKRAIDLLAEVGIPAPERRIDSYPHEFSGGMRQRVVIALALCVEPELIIADEPTTALDVSVQAQIISLLKKLGREHGTAIMLVTHDMGVIAETADRVAVMYAGRIAEIGPVREVVRQPLHPYAQGLMGAIPSLRGEALRLAQIPGSMPRLSAIPAGCSFNPRCQFAFDRCRVERPEAISRGKHPVACHLYDSAPAAVEAVA, from the coding sequence ATGGATGATCCTGTTCTTTCCGTTCGCGACCTTCGCGTTGAGTTCGTGACCCGGCGCGGCATTCTCAAGGCCATCGACGGTATCTCGTTTGACATAGGTCGAGGCGAAGTCCTTGGAGTAGTCGGTGAGTCGGGCGCGGGCAAGTCCGTAACCGGTTCTGCCGTAATCGGCCTGATCGATCCTCCAGGTCGCATCGCAGGGGGGGAGATCCTCCTGGATGGCCGGCGAATCGACAATTTGCCCCCTGAGGAAATGCGTCGGATCCGTGGCAAGCGGATAGGGATGATTTTCCAGGACCCTCTGACGAGTCTCAACCCGCTCTATACAGTCGGGGAGCAATTGGTTGAGACGATCAGGACGCATATGCCTCTGTCGGCATCCGGCGCTCGCAAACGGGCGATAGATCTTCTGGCAGAGGTTGGGATTCCTGCACCTGAGCGAAGGATCGACAGCTATCCTCACGAGTTCTCCGGAGGCATGCGGCAGCGTGTTGTCATTGCACTTGCACTTTGCGTAGAGCCTGAACTCATCATCGCCGACGAACCGACAACAGCACTCGATGTATCAGTTCAGGCCCAGATTATATCGCTCCTGAAAAAGCTCGGCCGCGAGCATGGCACGGCTATCATGCTCGTGACGCATGATATGGGTGTAATCGCCGAAACGGCAGATCGCGTGGCGGTGATGTATGCCGGCCGCATTGCCGAAATCGGTCCTGTTCGAGAGGTTGTACGGCAGCCGCTCCATCCCTATGCGCAAGGATTGATGGGAGCCATTCCCTCTCTTCGTGGTGAAGCACTACGTTTAGCTCAGATCCCTGGCTCGATGCCGCGACTTTCCGCGATCCCAGCAGGGTGCTCTTTCAATCCACGCTGCCAGTTCGCGTTTGATCGATGCCGAGTGGAGCGACCTGAGGCTATTTCGCGTGGCAAGCACCCTGTCGCCTGCCATCTCTACGATTCCGCCCCTGCTGCAGTTGAGGCCGTCGCGTGA